In Pseudoliparis swirei isolate HS2019 ecotype Mariana Trench chromosome 11, NWPU_hadal_v1, whole genome shotgun sequence, a genomic segment contains:
- the prox2 gene encoding prospero homeobox protein 2, with product MATPQLCVMPPLSSCATVSLRRPSARQHVPAQQRVSESQFSQPARTSVDQNMHNSSEGCLDDDKPDVMLPCFRRNMYDEPLASYSSGSIISQLLRKTMHNKRALDESHFYLSSSTAADSGQEDQCSVSSKDSAVEAPSPSGHVSTGTDTEGEHPVPDHLQAKRARVENIIRVMAGSPNSRQHGDSERPDSDARDTREAREAYRENKRKQRLPQHQEHSVGAPANRRPGSGSSDDCNAKDEECHKLKEQLHSMQRLLRQLQEKFLHVYNREDPERNDRDETGVAVERDGLAESRHASTEDEFERKNSRVTAECEDRMKAVGNPAHRRESPNLQEALKQELSRAVTDCVDRVFKKVSSAGLDLSPQQRMCSSPEMLIGVGADRKSEQAGSTQERRQDEEAAGKPRSLEYYESSEAQSPQDQTEALSLVVRKPAVTPLSSVPPTVKRPYPVHQTPFQFNYSTPLHDSQILEHLLKYGPHSSFGGLPCMPPSMDRTSPDSVELPWETIAVRSKVTSGHLGHHPRASALGGVTVDNLCLPHVKIECGELMAERNPYMSLNIQEGLTPSHLKKAKLMFFSTRYPSSNVLKTFFPDVKFNRCITSQLIKWFSNFREFYYIQMEKFARQAIVEGVSDIKDMTVGRDSELFRALNMHYNKANDFHVPDRFMEVSEITLREFYSAISSAKDSDPSWKKAIYKVICKLDSDVPEEFKTSSYL from the exons ATGGCCACGCCCCAGCTGTGTGTGATGCCTCCACTCTCGTCCTGTGCAACTGTCAGTCTGCGCAGGCCATCAGCTCGGCAGCACGTCCCGGCGCAACAG CGTGTGTCTGAAAGCCAGTTTTCTCAGCCGGCCCGAACCTCAGTTGACCAGAACATGCACAACTCCAGCGAAGGCTGCCTCGACGACGACAAACCCGATGTCATGTTGCCTTGCTTCCGCAGAAACATGTATGACGAGCCTCTGGCCTCGTACTCCAGCGGCTCCATCATCTCTCAACTCCTTCGCAAGACAATGCACAACAAGAGGGCGCTAGATGAAAGCCATTTCTACCTCTCCAGCTCCACTGCCGCTGACTCCGGCCAGGAGGACCAGTGCAGCGTCTCTTCAAAGGACAGCGCGGTGGAAGCGCCCTCTCCCAGTGGTCACGTTTCTACCGGAACCGACACGGAGGGGGAGCACCCCGTGCCGGACCACCTGCAGGCCAAGAGGGCCAGAGTGGAGAACATTATCAGGGTCATGGCGGGCTCTCCCAACAGCAGGCAGCATGGAGACAGTGAGAGGCCCGACTCGGAtgccagagacaccagagaggcCAGAGAAGCATACAGGGAGAACAAACGTAAGCAGCGGTTGCCTCAGCATCAGGAACACAGTGTCGGAGCACCGGCCAACAGAAGACCCGGAAGCGGCAGCAGTGACGACTGCAACGCCAAAGATGAGGAGTGTCACAAGCTGAAGGAGCAGCTCCACAGCATGCAGAGGCTCCTGCGTCAGCTCCAGGAGAAGTTCCTCCACGTTTACAACCGAGAAGACCCCGAACGCAACGACCGAGATGAGACGGGAGTCGCCGTGGAGCGCGACGGCCTGGCGGAGTCGCGCCACGCGAGCACCGAAGATGAATTCGAAAGGAAGAACAGCCGAGTGACCGCGGAGTGCGAGGACCGAATGAAAGCAGTCGGTAATCCGGCGCACCGGAGAGAAAGTCCGAACCTGCAGGAAGCCCTGAAGCAGGAGCTCTCCAGGGCCGTGACTGACTGTGTGGACAGGGTGTTCAAGAAGGTGTCCTCCGCAGGGCTGGATCTGTCCCCCCAGCAGCGCATGTGTTCATCTCCAGAGATGCTGATCGGTGTGGGTGCAGACAGGAAGAGCGAGCAGGCCGGCTCCACCCAGGAACGGCGTCAGGACGAGGAGGCTGCGGGGAAACCCCGCTCTCTCGAGTATTACGAAAGCTCCGAGGCCCAAAGTCCACAGGACCAGACGGAGGCACTGTCACTGGTGGTCCGCAAGCCTGCCGTGACCCCTCTGAGCTCAGTGCCCCCCACGGTGAAGAGGCCCTATCCTGTGCACCAGACACCATTTCAGTTCAATTACAGCACCCCTCTGCACGACAGTCAGATCCTAGAGCATCTTCTCAAGTACGGGCCCCATTCCAGCTTTGGAGGTCTCCCTTGCATGCCCCCATCAATGGACAGGACCTCCCCGGACTCGGTGGAGCTGCCCTGGGAAACCATCGCCGTGAGGTCCAAGGTGACGTCCGGCCACCTCGGACACCACCCCCGTGCCTCGGCCCTGGGGGGAGTGACGGTGGACAATCTGTGTCTCCCTCACGTCAAGATCGAGTGCGGTGAACTGATGGCAGAACGAAACCCCTACATGTCACTCAAC ATCCAGGAGGGCCTCACCCCGAGCCATCTGAAGAAGGCCAAGCTCATGTTCTTCTCCACCCGCTACCCCAGCTCCAATGTGCTGAAAACCTTCTTCCCTGACGTCAAG TTCAACCGCTGCATCACCTCTCAGCTGATCAAGTGGTTCAGTAACTTCAGGGAGTTCTACTACATCCAGATGGAGAAGTTTGCCCGCCAGGCCATCGTTGAGGGCGTCAGCGATATCAAAGACATGACGGTCGGCAGGGACTCAGAGCTGTTCCGGGCCCTGAACATGCACTACAATAAAGCCAATGACTTCCAC GTTCCTGACAGATTCATGGAGGTTTCTGAGATCACCTTGCGTGAGTTTTACAGCGCCATTTCTTCAGCCAAAGATTCAGACCCCTCTTGGAAAAAGGCCATATACAAGGTGATCTGCAAACTGGACAGCGACGTCCCGGAGGAATTCAAGACATCTTCCTATTTATAG
- the dlst gene encoding dihydrolipoyllysine-residue succinyltransferase component of 2-oxoglutarate dehydrogenase complex, mitochondrial, which translates to MLSHSRCVTRNFGRSLSAIRQGNNALARRATSALSASRALTLNNNVKSDPRSSVFQIQYFRTSAAYRDEVVTVKTPAFAESVTEGDVRWEKAVGDTVSEDEVVCEIETDKTSLQVPAPASGVIEELLIPDGGKVEAGTALFKLRKGAGPPKAEAPAAAAPPPPSAAPPPPPSAVGPIPTAMPPVPPVPAHAMNAKPVSAIKPTAAGGGAKAEGGARGARTESRVKMNRMRLRIAQRLKEAQNTCAMLTTFNEVDMSNITEMRQTYKDAFLKKHNIKLGFMSAFVKAASYALADQPAVNAVIDDTTKEIVYREYVDISVAVATPKGLVVPVIRNVEGMNFTDIEKAINLLGEKARQNELAVEDMDGGTFTISNGGVFGSMFGTPIINPPQSAILGMHGIFDRPVAVGGKVEIRPMMYVALTYDHRLIDGREAVLFLRKIKSVVEDPRVLLLDM; encoded by the exons ATGTTATCCCATTCCCGGTGTGTCACCCGGAATTTTGGCCGTTCCCTCTCCGCTATCCGCCAG GGGAATAATGCATTAGCTCGTCGGGCCACGTCAG CTCTGTCAGCTAGCCGCGCTCTCACGTTGAACAACAATGT aaaATCTGATCCCCGGTCCAGCGTCTTCCAAATCCAGTACTTCAGGACATCTGCAGCCTACA GAGATGAAGTTGTCACAGTCAAGACCCCGGCGTTTGCGGAATCTGTCACAGAGGGGGATGTGAGGTGGGAGAAAG CTGTTGGAGACACCGTCTCGGAGGATGAGGTGGTCTGCGAAATTGAGACCGATAAG ACGTCATTGCAGGTTCCCGCTCCTGCTTCTGGGGTGATCGAGGAGCTTCTGATCCCCGATGGAGGGAAGGTCGAGGCAGGAACTGCACTCTTTAAGCTTCGGAAAGGAG CTGGTCCTCCAAAAGCCGAGGCCCCGGCCGCCGCAGCCCCTCCGCCGCCTTCtgctgccccccctcctcccccctcagccGTGGGCCCCATTCCCACCGCCATGCCCCCGGTGCCACCTGTGCCAGCACATGCTATGAACGCCAAACCAG TCTCGGCCATCAAGCCCACTGCCGCTGGGGGAGGGGCTAAAGCTGAGGGAGGGGCTCGAGGAGCCAGGACCGAGAGCAGG gTTAAGATGAACCGCATGAGGCTTAGAATTGCCCAGAGACTGAAGGAAGCCCAAAACACCTGCGCTATGTTGACTACGTTTAATGAGGTCGACATGAG CAACATCACAGAGATGAGGCAGACTTACAAAGACGCCTTCCTGAAAAAGCACAACATCAAGTTGGGCTTCATGTCTGCGTTCGTGAAGGCTGCTTCCTACGCCCTGGCTGACCAACCTGCTGTCAACGCCG TAATTGATGACACGACCAAAGAGATTGTGTACAGGGAATACGTCGACATCAGTGTCGCCGTGGCAACGCCAAAG GGTCTGGTGGTTCCTGTCATCCGCAACGTAGAGGGAATGAATTTCACTGATATTGAGAAGGCCATTAATTTGTTGGGAGAAAAG GCCCGCCAGAATGAGCTGGCGGTTGAGGACATGGACGGAGGAACTTTCACCATCAGTAACGGCGGCGTGTTCGGGTCCATGTTCGGCACACCGATAATTAACCCCCCGCAGTCTGCTATTCTAGGCATGCATGGCATCTTCGACAGGCCCGTAGCAGTCGGTGGCAAG GTGGAGATCCGCCCCATGATGTACGTCGCCCTGACGTACGACCATCGCCTGATCGACGGACGAGAGGCCGTCCTGTTCCTGCGCAAGATCAAGTCCGTGGTGGAGGACCCCAGGGTGCTGCTCCTCGACATGTAA
- the rps6kl1 gene encoding ribosomal protein S6 kinase delta-1 isoform X1, which produces MRPVVDETGEQRPVWSAMAKRDYLLEAAKQIRMALDSEVNEDYEAAFSSYKNGVDLLLNGVQLDPNKERREAVKRKTTQYLKRAEEIFITHLQDNLGKGSSHLGGYSSLRFRPIRHLSSPVEDLEMCKVVGVTDKVLIVQSMVHKETFVVKSLVKSSWESRDRSTVIPQGVPYMVKLLRYYVSEDVVYLHLEHVKGGRLFSKLHKLRNEKAKEHPECFVSGQPSIKLKTSYTSPTISTDYQRHGRGSAGVTPDQTCDESPDTDFPTSWDETQRRLDSCGTHSYIEETGCLQNTRSAASFYTELDRLTLNPQVDARIHPPAPSLCLHSGETREQPALPLACSRVSQALDVMSELRKDKAALGLTECSSEFEVAWKVADPVHNSVQMNPYAVTGGHLNSPLGQTPPHTNQGNRETNGLSSSPAILHLPLHCQTQICGKASWETKGSHRGSVLTGNSADVATDSKRDGSSPTTEERNGMVVVRSTDRAVFSDHTDVSETSGPFSASRGVAGKRGPFSGIASALSEVYKGETCSSETMEGVEEACELLCPGEVALGKEHSFVGWLSSSATGASSHVRDEAPDDFFKSEESEGQGDDQIIEVDGWCHLPRFPGKSSTSTGKAVPTCWGLPEAEVRVWGAQILLALESLHQQGIRCRDLNPKNVLLTSNGKVCLTFFGQWSEVQSEISSKAMEQMYCAPEIGGVSRVTEACDWWSLGALLFELLTGMPLWQLHPAGILSHTQLVIPNHLSAAAASLLTELLQFDAGYRLGCGGGGVSDIKCHPFFSSVSWKALSC; this is translated from the exons ATGCGTCCTGTTGTTGACGAGACGGGGGAGCAAAG GCCCGTCTGGTCAGCGATGGCAAAGAGAGATTACCTGCTGGAGGCGGCCAAGCAGATCCGCATGGCGCTGGACAGCGAGGTCAACGAGGACTACGAGGCCGCCTTCAGCTCCTACAAGAACGGGGTGGACTTGCTGCTGAACGGGGTTCAAC TGGATCCGAACAAGGAACGTCGGGAGGCTGTGAAGAGGAAGACGACCCAGTATCTGAAGAGAGCTGAAGAAATCTTCATCACGCATCTGCAGGACAACCTGGGGAAGGGAAGCTCTCATTTAGGG GGTTACAGCAGCCTGAGATTCCGTCCAATCAGACACTTGAGTTCACCTGTGGAGGATCTGGAGATGTGCAAGGTGGTGGGAGTGACTGACAAA GTCCTGATTGTCCAGAGTATGGTACACAAGGAGACGTTTGTTGTGAAG AGTCTGGTGAAGTCGAGCTGGGAGAGCAGGGACCGGTCGACCGTTATTCCTCAGGGCGTGCCGTACATGGTGAAGCTGCTGCGATATTACGTCAGCGAGGACGTCGTGTACCTGCATCTGGAGCACGTCAAAG GCGGGAGGCTCTTCTCCAAGCTGCACAAGCTGAGGAACGAGAAGGCCAAGGAACACCCGGAATGCTTCGTTTCTGGCCAACCCAGCATCAAGCTGAAGACCAGCTACACCTCCCCCACCATCAGCACAGACTACCAGCGCCACGGCAGAGGGAGCGCGGGAGTCACTCCGGATCAAACATGCGACGAGAGCCCGGACACCGACTTCCCCACCTCGTGGGATGAGACTCAGCGGCGGCTGGACAGCTGCGGGACCCACTCCTACATCGAGGAGACGGGCTGTCTGCAGAACACGCGCTCCGCGGCGTCGTTCTACACCGAGCTCGATCGGCTCACTCTGAACCCGCAGGTCGACGCCCGCATCCATCCACCGGCTCCCAGCTTGTGTTTGCACTCGGGCGAAACCCGGGAGCAGCCGGCTCTCCCTCTCGCCTGCTCTCGTGTCAGTCAAGCTCTCGATGTCATGTCCGAACTGCGGAAGGATAAAGCGGCGTTGGGACTGACGGAGTGCAGCTCGGAGTTCGAAGTGGCTTGGAAAGTTGCGGATCCAGTTCATAACAGCGTACAAATGAACCCCTACGCAGTGACCGGCGGTCATCTCAACAGCCCGCTTGGACAAACTCCACCTCACACAAATCAGGGAAACCGTGAAACTAACGGTTTGAGTTCATCCCCGGCCATTTTGCATCTTCCTCTCCATTGCCAAACCCAGATCTGTGGCAAGGCATCGTGGGAGACCAAAGGCTCGCACCGAGGATCTGTTTTGACGGGGAACTCTGCAGATGTGGCGACGGACTCGAAGAGAGACGGCAGCAGTCCCaccacagaggagaggaacggCATGGTGGTCGTCAGGAGCACAGACAGAGCCGTGTTCTCTGACCACACGGACGTCTCAGAGACTTCTGGCCCTTTCTCCGCTTCCCGCGGCGTTGCAGGGAAACGGGGGCCGTTTTCAGGGATCGCCTCGGCCCTCTCAGAGGTGTACAAAGGGGAGACGTGTTCCAGTGAGACGATGGagggtgtggaggaggcctgcgAATTGCTTTGTCCCGGAGAGGTGGCATTGGGAAAAGAGCACTCGTTTGTGGGCTGGTTGTCCTCCAGCGCCACCGGCGCCTCGTCCCACGTGAGGGACGAGGCGCCGGATGATTTCTTTAAATCGGAAGAATCGGAGGGGCAGGGGGACGACCAGATCATCGAGGTGGATGGCTGGTGCCACCTGCCTCGGTTCCCCGGGAAGTCCTCCACGTCTACGGGTAAGGCCGTGCCGACCTGCTGGGGGCTTCCGGAGGCAGAGGTGCGTGTCTGGGGGGCTCAGATTCTGCTGGCCCTGGAAAGTCTTCATCAGCAAGGCATCCGGTGTCGGGACCTCAACCCGAAAAACGTTCTGCTCACTAGCAACG GAAAGGTGTGTTTGACTTTTTTCGGACAGTGGAGTGAGGTCCAGTCAGAGATCAGCTCCAAAGCCATGGAACAGATGTACTGTGCGCCAG AAATCGGTGGTGTGTCCAGGGTGACGGAggcctgtgattggtggagcctTGGGGCTTTGTTGTTTGAACTCTTAACAGGAATG CCGCTGTGGCAGCTCCATCCAGCAGGAATCCTTTCTCACACCCAGCTGGTCATCCCCAACCACCTGAGCGCCGCGGCTGCGTCTCTGCTCACAGAG TTGCTTCAGTTTGACGCCGGCTATCGCTTGGGCTGTGGAGGCGGAGGCGTGAGCGACATCAAGTGTCATCCCTTCTTCAGCAGCGTCTCCTGGAAGGCGTTGAGCTGCTAG
- the rps6kl1 gene encoding uncharacterized protein rps6kl1 isoform X2 codes for MCKVVGVTDKVLIVQSMVHKETFVVKSLVKSSWESRDRSTVIPQGVPYMVKLLRYYVSEDVVYLHLEHVKGGRLFSKLHKLRNEKAKEHPECFVSGQPSIKLKTSYTSPTISTDYQRHGRGSAGVTPDQTCDESPDTDFPTSWDETQRRLDSCGTHSYIEETGCLQNTRSAASFYTELDRLTLNPQVDARIHPPAPSLCLHSGETREQPALPLACSRVSQALDVMSELRKDKAALGLTECSSEFEVAWKVADPVHNSVQMNPYAVTGGHLNSPLGQTPPHTNQGNRETNGLSSSPAILHLPLHCQTQICGKASWETKGSHRGSVLTGNSADVATDSKRDGSSPTTEERNGMVVVRSTDRAVFSDHTDVSETSGPFSASRGVAGKRGPFSGIASALSEVYKGETCSSETMEGVEEACELLCPGEVALGKEHSFVGWLSSSATGASSHVRDEAPDDFFKSEESEGQGDDQIIEVDGWCHLPRFPGKSSTSTGKAVPTCWGLPEAEVRVWGAQILLALESLHQQGIRCRDLNPKNVLLTSNGKVCLTFFGQWSEVQSEISSKAMEQMYCAPEIGGVSRVTEACDWWSLGALLFELLTGMPLWQLHPAGILSHTQLVIPNHLSAAAASLLTELLQFDAGYRLGCGGGGVSDIKCHPFFSSVSWKALSC; via the exons ATGTGCAAGGTGGTGGGAGTGACTGACAAA GTCCTGATTGTCCAGAGTATGGTACACAAGGAGACGTTTGTTGTGAAG AGTCTGGTGAAGTCGAGCTGGGAGAGCAGGGACCGGTCGACCGTTATTCCTCAGGGCGTGCCGTACATGGTGAAGCTGCTGCGATATTACGTCAGCGAGGACGTCGTGTACCTGCATCTGGAGCACGTCAAAG GCGGGAGGCTCTTCTCCAAGCTGCACAAGCTGAGGAACGAGAAGGCCAAGGAACACCCGGAATGCTTCGTTTCTGGCCAACCCAGCATCAAGCTGAAGACCAGCTACACCTCCCCCACCATCAGCACAGACTACCAGCGCCACGGCAGAGGGAGCGCGGGAGTCACTCCGGATCAAACATGCGACGAGAGCCCGGACACCGACTTCCCCACCTCGTGGGATGAGACTCAGCGGCGGCTGGACAGCTGCGGGACCCACTCCTACATCGAGGAGACGGGCTGTCTGCAGAACACGCGCTCCGCGGCGTCGTTCTACACCGAGCTCGATCGGCTCACTCTGAACCCGCAGGTCGACGCCCGCATCCATCCACCGGCTCCCAGCTTGTGTTTGCACTCGGGCGAAACCCGGGAGCAGCCGGCTCTCCCTCTCGCCTGCTCTCGTGTCAGTCAAGCTCTCGATGTCATGTCCGAACTGCGGAAGGATAAAGCGGCGTTGGGACTGACGGAGTGCAGCTCGGAGTTCGAAGTGGCTTGGAAAGTTGCGGATCCAGTTCATAACAGCGTACAAATGAACCCCTACGCAGTGACCGGCGGTCATCTCAACAGCCCGCTTGGACAAACTCCACCTCACACAAATCAGGGAAACCGTGAAACTAACGGTTTGAGTTCATCCCCGGCCATTTTGCATCTTCCTCTCCATTGCCAAACCCAGATCTGTGGCAAGGCATCGTGGGAGACCAAAGGCTCGCACCGAGGATCTGTTTTGACGGGGAACTCTGCAGATGTGGCGACGGACTCGAAGAGAGACGGCAGCAGTCCCaccacagaggagaggaacggCATGGTGGTCGTCAGGAGCACAGACAGAGCCGTGTTCTCTGACCACACGGACGTCTCAGAGACTTCTGGCCCTTTCTCCGCTTCCCGCGGCGTTGCAGGGAAACGGGGGCCGTTTTCAGGGATCGCCTCGGCCCTCTCAGAGGTGTACAAAGGGGAGACGTGTTCCAGTGAGACGATGGagggtgtggaggaggcctgcgAATTGCTTTGTCCCGGAGAGGTGGCATTGGGAAAAGAGCACTCGTTTGTGGGCTGGTTGTCCTCCAGCGCCACCGGCGCCTCGTCCCACGTGAGGGACGAGGCGCCGGATGATTTCTTTAAATCGGAAGAATCGGAGGGGCAGGGGGACGACCAGATCATCGAGGTGGATGGCTGGTGCCACCTGCCTCGGTTCCCCGGGAAGTCCTCCACGTCTACGGGTAAGGCCGTGCCGACCTGCTGGGGGCTTCCGGAGGCAGAGGTGCGTGTCTGGGGGGCTCAGATTCTGCTGGCCCTGGAAAGTCTTCATCAGCAAGGCATCCGGTGTCGGGACCTCAACCCGAAAAACGTTCTGCTCACTAGCAACG GAAAGGTGTGTTTGACTTTTTTCGGACAGTGGAGTGAGGTCCAGTCAGAGATCAGCTCCAAAGCCATGGAACAGATGTACTGTGCGCCAG AAATCGGTGGTGTGTCCAGGGTGACGGAggcctgtgattggtggagcctTGGGGCTTTGTTGTTTGAACTCTTAACAGGAATG CCGCTGTGGCAGCTCCATCCAGCAGGAATCCTTTCTCACACCCAGCTGGTCATCCCCAACCACCTGAGCGCCGCGGCTGCGTCTCTGCTCACAGAG TTGCTTCAGTTTGACGCCGGCTATCGCTTGGGCTGTGGAGGCGGAGGCGTGAGCGACATCAAGTGTCATCCCTTCTTCAGCAGCGTCTCCTGGAAGGCGTTGAGCTGCTAG